From a region of the Candidatus Rokuibacteriota bacterium genome:
- a CDS encoding pirin family protein produces the protein MVAKDKMIAPRYQDIAPEKIPEVALATGARARVIAGDTGGVRGPVEGVGTQPTYLDVRMEPRARFSLALAPGHNAFAYVYEGRVAIGGAAAQEMAAGKLAVLSDGSELSATTGEAPGRFLLLAARPLGEPVARYGLFVMNTREEIAQAVEDYQRGAFLA, from the coding sequence ATGGTGGCGAAGGACAAGATGATCGCACCGCGCTATCAGGATATCGCGCCAGAGAAGATCCCCGAGGTGGCGCTGGCCACCGGCGCGCGGGCCCGCGTGATCGCCGGTGACACGGGCGGCGTTCGTGGACCGGTAGAGGGCGTCGGGACCCAGCCGACATATCTCGACGTTCGGATGGAGCCCCGCGCCCGGTTCTCCCTGGCGCTGGCGCCCGGCCACAACGCCTTCGCATACGTCTATGAGGGCCGCGTCGCGATCGGTGGCGCCGCCGCGCAGGAGATGGCCGCAGGGAAGCTCGCCGTCCTGAGCGACGGCTCAGAGCTGTCGGCCACGACCGGCGAGGCGCCAGGGCGGTTTCTCCTGCTCGCAGCGCGCCCGCTGGGCGAGCCCGTCGCGCGGTATGGCCTCTTCGTCATGAACACCCGCGAAGAGATCGCGCAGGCTGTAGAGGACTACCAGCGCGGGGCGTTCCTGGCCTGA
- a CDS encoding DoxX family protein produces the protein MEMILGSYPSWSLLIVRVVLGIIFFAHGAQKVFGWFGGGGLKGTIGYFKQSLGIPAGATVIAAFTECFGGLAVLVGFLARPAALGLVIVMLVAIATVHWKNGFFLQSGQPGKGPGFEFNLALIGMALAVLVGGAGRFSVDRLIRPW, from the coding sequence ATGGAGATGATCCTCGGCTCCTACCCGTCGTGGTCGTTGCTCATCGTCCGAGTCGTGCTCGGCATCATCTTCTTCGCCCACGGCGCCCAGAAGGTCTTCGGCTGGTTCGGCGGCGGCGGGCTGAAGGGCACGATCGGGTACTTCAAGCAGTCATTGGGCATTCCGGCTGGGGCGACGGTGATCGCCGCGTTCACCGAGTGCTTCGGCGGGCTGGCCGTACTGGTGGGCTTCCTCGCCCGCCCGGCCGCCCTCGGTCTCGTCATCGTCATGCTGGTAGCCATCGCCACGGTGCACTGGAAGAACGGCTTCTTCCTCCAGTCCGGCCAGCCGGGCAAGGGTCCCGGCTTCGAGTTCAATCTGGCGCTGATCGGCATGGCGCTGGCGGTGCTCGTGGGAGGAGCGGGCCGGTTCTCGGTGGACCGGCTGATCCGTCCCTGGTAA
- a CDS encoding DNA-binding protein yields MNAKAIQDGPETTFALVFDDGEEVMSGLQAFAQEHGVTGAHFTAIGAFREAVLGFFDLKRKAYDKIAIPEQVEVLALAGNVALHEGKPKVHAHAVVGKRDGTAHGGHLLRAHVRPTLEVVLVELSRRLQRRTDPKTGLPLLDL; encoded by the coding sequence ATGAACGCGAAGGCGATCCAGGACGGCCCGGAAACGACCTTCGCGCTGGTCTTCGACGATGGCGAAGAGGTCATGTCGGGGCTGCAGGCGTTCGCCCAGGAGCACGGCGTGACCGGCGCGCACTTCACGGCGATCGGTGCGTTCCGCGAGGCCGTGCTCGGGTTCTTCGACCTCAAGCGCAAGGCCTACGACAAGATCGCGATCCCCGAGCAGGTGGAAGTGCTGGCGCTGGCCGGCAACGTCGCGCTGCACGAGGGAAAGCCGAAAGTCCATGCCCACGCGGTGGTGGGAAAGCGGGACGGGACGGCGCATGGCGGGCATCTCCTGCGCGCCCATGTCCGGCCCACGCTCGAGGTGGTGCTCGTGGAATTGTCCCGCCGCCTACAGCGCCGGACGGACCCAAAGACCGGCCTGCCCCTGCTCGATCTATGA
- a CDS encoding CBS domain-containing protein, which produces MTDSIRDVMTPNPLTMPASASVMEAAQLMRGSDIGDVIVVEGNRLVGILTDRDIVVRALAEGADPHATAVGDICSRVLSTVRPTESVGSAVRLMREKAIRRLPVVEETGQVVGIVSIGDVAVERDRRSVLADISAAPPNV; this is translated from the coding sequence ATGACTGACAGCATACGGGACGTGATGACCCCGAACCCGCTGACCATGCCCGCCAGCGCGTCGGTGATGGAGGCCGCGCAACTGATGCGGGGGAGCGATATCGGCGACGTGATCGTGGTGGAGGGCAACCGGCTCGTCGGCATCCTGACCGACCGTGACATTGTGGTGCGCGCGCTGGCCGAAGGCGCCGATCCGCACGCCACGGCGGTGGGCGACATCTGCAGCCGGGTGCTCTCGACGGTCCGACCGACCGAAAGCGTCGGATCCGCCGTGCGGCTGATGCGGGAGAAGGCCATCCGACGCTTGCCGGTGGTGGAGGAAACCGGACAGGTGGTCGGGATCGTCTCCATCGGAGATGTGGCGGTCGAGCGGGACCGCCGTTCGGTGCTTGCCGACATCAGCGCTGCGCCCCCGAACGTGTAA
- a CDS encoding NAD(P)/FAD-dependent oxidoreductase, whose amino-acid sequence MDHRYDLVVVGTGVTSAVASRCREAGWTVAVVDSRPFGGTCALRGCVPKKMLVSAAESVHAARGLADKGVPAGTLTIEWGPLMRFKRSVVDPTPQRTEQAWAKMGIEQFHGRARFVGPASLAVGDDRLIGQRVLIAAGAMPVPLTFPGAERLATSEEFLNLDRLPPRIVFVGGGYIAFEFAHIAARAGVRATILHRGARPLGGFDPDLVDLLVKRTREVGIRVEVDTEVLGIEALGAGLVVHGAQRGQDCRFEADIAVHSAGRVPEIDDLALETAGIQREKRGVTVNEFLQSVSNHLVYAGGDAAASGPPLTPKADHDVAVLVTNLLEGNRRVPNYQGIASAVFSVPPLASAGLTEAAARAAGRRFRTSWKDSSAWFNTRRVGETTSGFKVLIEEQTDRIIGAHLLGPHADEMINVFAVAIRLGIPARDLKQTLFAYPTHGSDIRFML is encoded by the coding sequence ATGGACCATCGCTACGATCTCGTGGTCGTCGGAACAGGGGTGACGTCGGCGGTGGCGTCGCGGTGCCGCGAAGCGGGCTGGACCGTGGCGGTGGTGGACTCACGGCCGTTCGGGGGCACGTGCGCGCTCCGGGGCTGCGTTCCGAAGAAGATGCTGGTCAGCGCGGCCGAGTCGGTTCACGCCGCACGCGGCCTCGCGGACAAAGGCGTGCCGGCCGGCACGCTGACGATCGAATGGGGCCCGCTGATGCGGTTCAAGCGCTCAGTGGTCGATCCGACGCCGCAGCGCACCGAGCAGGCGTGGGCGAAGATGGGCATCGAGCAGTTCCATGGTCGGGCTCGTTTCGTGGGCCCGGCGTCGCTGGCGGTCGGCGATGACCGGCTGATCGGGCAGCGCGTCCTCATCGCGGCGGGTGCCATGCCGGTGCCGCTCACGTTCCCCGGCGCCGAACGGCTCGCGACGAGCGAAGAGTTCCTGAACCTCGATCGGCTGCCGCCCCGTATCGTGTTCGTCGGGGGCGGCTACATCGCGTTCGAGTTTGCCCATATCGCCGCCCGTGCCGGGGTGCGCGCGACGATCCTGCACCGAGGCGCCCGGCCCCTCGGGGGCTTTGACCCGGACCTCGTCGACCTGCTGGTCAAGCGCACCCGGGAAGTCGGCATCCGCGTGGAGGTCGACACGGAGGTCCTCGGCATCGAAGCGCTCGGTGCCGGCCTCGTCGTGCATGGCGCTCAGCGCGGCCAGGACTGCCGCTTCGAGGCGGACATCGCCGTCCACAGCGCGGGCCGAGTGCCCGAGATCGACGACCTGGCCCTCGAGACGGCGGGCATCCAGCGCGAGAAGCGCGGCGTCACCGTGAACGAATTCCTGCAGAGCGTGTCGAACCATCTCGTGTACGCGGGCGGCGACGCCGCCGCCAGCGGGCCGCCACTCACGCCCAAGGCCGACCACGACGTCGCGGTGCTCGTCACGAACCTGCTGGAGGGCAACCGGCGGGTGCCGAACTACCAGGGTATCGCGTCGGCCGTCTTCAGCGTCCCTCCGCTGGCGTCGGCCGGGCTCACCGAGGCGGCCGCACGCGCCGCTGGGCGGCGTTTTCGCACGAGCTGGAAGGACAGTTCGGCCTGGTTCAACACGCGCCGGGTCGGGGAAACCACATCGGGCTTCAAGGTGCTGATCGAGGAGCAGACCGACCGCATCATCGGCGCTCACCTGCTCGGTCCCCACGCCGATGAGATGATCAACGTGTTTGCCGTCGCCATTCGCCTTGGAATTCCGGCGCGCGACTTGAAGCAGACGCTGTTCGCCTATCCGACGCACGGCTCAGACATCCGATTCATGCTCTGA
- a CDS encoding ATP-binding cassette domain-containing protein — protein MIALRDVTKTFGTRVAVDHVSLALEAGTTRILLGSSGCGKSTILRLVLGLLSPDAGEILVDGVAVSRDTRRDTLRSMGYVVQEAALYPHMTAAENATLPARAEGWTPARMAARLASLADLVGLEQGLLDHYPAELSGGQRQRAGLIRALMLDPPVLLLDEPLGALDPISRAELQAHLVRVFRELRKTVLLVTHDVREAFVFGSTITLLNQGRVVQEGTFGDLARRPADPYVAEFLRAQAPPPAMTAVL, from the coding sequence ATGATTGCTCTCCGCGACGTCACCAAGACGTTCGGTACCCGCGTGGCGGTGGATCACGTCTCGCTGGCCCTCGAGGCCGGCACGACACGGATCCTCCTCGGCTCGAGCGGGTGCGGCAAATCCACCATCCTCCGCCTCGTGCTCGGACTGCTCTCGCCGGACGCCGGCGAGATCCTCGTGGACGGCGTCGCCGTCTCCAGAGACACGCGCCGCGATACTCTCCGCAGCATGGGCTACGTCGTGCAGGAGGCCGCGCTCTATCCGCACATGACGGCGGCGGAGAACGCGACGCTGCCCGCGCGCGCCGAGGGCTGGACGCCGGCGCGCATGGCGGCGCGCCTGGCCTCGCTGGCCGACCTCGTCGGCCTCGAGCAAGGCCTGCTCGACCACTACCCGGCCGAGCTCAGCGGTGGCCAGCGCCAGCGCGCGGGCCTCATTCGCGCCCTCATGCTCGACCCGCCCGTGCTGCTGCTCGACGAGCCGCTCGGCGCGCTCGATCCCATCTCGCGCGCGGAGCTCCAGGCCCACCTCGTGCGCGTCTTTCGCGAGCTGCGGAAGACCGTGCTCCTCGTCACCCATGACGTGCGCGAGGCATTCGTGTTCGGCTCCACCATCACCCTGCTGAACCAGGGCCGCGTCGTGCAGGAAGGCACCTTCGGCGATCTCGCGCGACGACCGGCCGATCCCTACGTCGCCGAGTTCCTGCGCGCGCAGGCTCCCCCGCCCGCCATGACGGCGGTGCTCTAG
- a CDS encoding superoxide dismutase, whose amino-acid sequence MSYRVQDRIKPKALQGISDEQIRQHWALYEGYVKNVNGLIEDLERAEIGSRSWAELKRRAGFEFNGMALHEYYFGSLAPGSQLSAQSGLASELVESWGRVEVWRQDFAKTGAMRGVGWAILYRDPMGNRLFNWWIGDHELNHPAGCHPILVLDVFEHAWMVDYGAGGRDEYIKAFLDNVCWEVVEQRHKDSRAGHTPARF is encoded by the coding sequence ATGAGCTATAGGGTGCAGGACCGAATCAAGCCGAAGGCCCTCCAGGGCATCTCGGATGAGCAGATCCGCCAGCACTGGGCGCTCTACGAGGGCTATGTCAAGAACGTCAACGGTCTCATCGAGGACCTGGAGCGCGCCGAAATCGGCTCGCGCTCGTGGGCCGAGCTGAAGCGCCGCGCCGGCTTCGAGTTCAACGGCATGGCGCTCCACGAGTACTACTTCGGGAGCCTCGCCCCGGGCTCGCAGCTGAGCGCCCAGAGCGGCCTGGCCAGCGAGCTGGTGGAGTCGTGGGGACGGGTCGAGGTCTGGCGGCAGGACTTCGCCAAGACCGGCGCCATGCGGGGCGTCGGCTGGGCCATCCTCTACCGGGACCCGATGGGCAACCGCCTGTTCAACTGGTGGATCGGCGATCACGAGCTGAACCACCCCGCCGGATGCCACCCGATCCTCGTCCTCGACGTGTTCGAACATGCCTGGATGGTGGACTATGGCGCGGGCGGCCGGGACGAGTACATCAAGGCGTTTCTCGACAACGTGTGCTGGGAGGTCGTCGAGCAGCGCCACAAGGATAGCAGGGCGGGGCACACGCCCGCGCGCTTCTAG
- a CDS encoding DinB family protein produces the protein MTATRRSTLAFLARLPEREILRPRTLDRWSVKDMLAHFLSCDEETVRRFRLIERGRGDRIHWFESMADADRFNARSAARLRRLGVRPLLRRMARVHADLVRSFERLPTDSLRDRSHAYSVVEWLPAPGWSHERDHVSEIREWWRGCRAARARRRRADRQV, from the coding sequence ATGACGGCGACTCGCCGCTCGACGCTGGCGTTCCTCGCGCGGCTGCCCGAGCGCGAGATCTTGCGGCCCCGCACCCTGGACCGCTGGTCCGTCAAGGACATGCTCGCGCATTTCCTGAGCTGCGACGAGGAGACCGTGCGCCGCTTCCGGCTCATCGAGCGGGGCCGGGGCGACCGCATCCACTGGTTCGAGAGCATGGCCGACGCCGATCGTTTCAACGCGCGGTCGGCCGCCCGGCTGCGCCGGCTCGGGGTTCGCCCGCTGCTCCGCCGGATGGCGAGGGTGCACGCCGATCTCGTGCGGTCGTTCGAACGCCTGCCCACGGACTCCCTGCGCGACCGCTCTCACGCGTATTCCGTGGTGGAGTGGCTTCCCGCGCCGGGCTGGAGTCACGAGCGAGATCACGTGAGCGAGATCCGGGAGTGGTGGCGCGGCTGCCGGGCAGCGCGAGCCCGCCGGCGGCGGGCTGACCGTCAGGTCTAG